A stretch of Paenibacillus mucilaginosus 3016 DNA encodes these proteins:
- a CDS encoding UTRA domain-containing protein: MKLNNTSQKPLYSQLKQILKEAILRGTYKAGQQLPPESELCETYGVSRITARRAISDLVEEGILHRQQGKGTFVKETKVKRELISVGGFSELTMASGKTPSSQILSNTVMAADETLAAEFGIPAGDPVLKLHRLLFIDNEPFIIETSHYPLRHLPDLEKHIGESASTYSILKSRYGAEMSRSVKSLEVVFASEYEAELFRCDRGAPLFVIEKKSSDKSGRVLHLSHSLFMTSKVIFTLDTDKADKGDFQAYGEW; this comes from the coding sequence ATGAAACTGAACAATACGAGCCAAAAGCCCCTGTACTCCCAATTGAAGCAGATCCTCAAGGAGGCGATCCTGCGGGGCACTTACAAGGCCGGGCAGCAGCTGCCGCCGGAATCGGAGCTCTGCGAGACCTACGGGGTGAGCCGGATCACCGCCCGCCGGGCGATCAGCGATCTGGTGGAGGAGGGCATTCTGCACCGCCAGCAGGGCAAAGGCACGTTCGTCAAGGAAACGAAAGTCAAGAGGGAGCTGATCTCGGTCGGCGGGTTCTCCGAGCTGACGATGGCTTCGGGCAAGACGCCGAGCTCGCAGATTCTCTCGAACACGGTCATGGCTGCGGACGAGACGCTGGCGGCCGAATTCGGCATCCCGGCCGGAGACCCGGTTCTGAAGCTTCACCGGCTTCTGTTTATCGACAACGAGCCCTTCATCATCGAAACCTCGCACTATCCCCTGAGACATCTGCCCGACCTCGAGAAGCACATCGGGGAATCCGCTTCGACCTACAGTATCCTGAAGAGCAGGTACGGGGCCGAAATGAGCCGGTCCGTGAAGTCGCTCGAAGTCGTGTTCGCCTCCGAATATGAAGCGGAGCTGTTCCGCTGTGACCGGGGCGCTCCGCTGTTTGTCATCGAGAAGAAGAGCAGCGACAAGTCCGGCCGGGTGCTGCACCTGTCGCATTCCCTTTTCATGACGAGCAAGGTGATTTTTACGCTCGATACGGACAAAGCGGACAAGGGTGATTTTCAGGCTTACGGCGAATGGTAA
- a CDS encoding chromate transporter gives MLWTLFAVFLKIGLFSFGGGYAMIPLIRHEVLAQGWVSDTRFTELTALAGMAPGPVATNSASLIGYEAAGALGALAATTGMILPSLTLIILLSAFLFRGEKSEWVKNTFYGLKPVITGMIFYAALHFLLPQEGMPWLTWHTAGLFVIMGVSLYTMVRYKLHPLAVLALSGLLGIAFFQ, from the coding sequence ATGCTCTGGACATTGTTTGCCGTATTTTTGAAAATCGGCTTATTCTCCTTCGGCGGCGGGTATGCGATGATCCCGCTGATCCGGCACGAAGTGCTGGCGCAAGGGTGGGTCTCGGACACCCGGTTCACGGAGCTGACGGCGCTGGCCGGCATGGCGCCCGGACCGGTCGCAACGAACAGCGCTTCGCTGATCGGCTACGAGGCCGCAGGAGCGCTCGGGGCTTTGGCGGCGACGACGGGCATGATTCTGCCTTCGCTGACGCTGATCATTCTGCTGAGTGCCTTCCTCTTCCGCGGGGAGAAGTCGGAGTGGGTGAAGAATACATTTTACGGGCTGAAGCCGGTCATCACGGGCATGATCTTCTATGCGGCCCTGCATTTTCTCCTTCCGCAGGAGGGGATGCCGTGGTTGACCTGGCATACGGCGGGCCTCTTCGTCATCATGGGCGTATCGCTCTATACGATGGTGCGATACAAGCTGCATCCGCTGGCGGTACTGGCCCTGTCGGGGCTGCTCGGCATTGCCTTTTTTCAATAA
- a CDS encoding sulfite exporter TauE/SafE family protein, protein MELTDIGADLVLALLGGLFGAPHCLAMCGGTAAGVALEARSRPLRALLCYNAGRILTYSALGAFMGALGSFVDGAGRTARLQGTAALLGGVLILLWALRGTRLRVPLPGAVQRLWSSAERLGRRWKGRGTPAAALLAGLLLGFLPCGLTYAMQMNAAAGSSSFRGALLLAAFGLGTLPALLLAGLSARRLGRALRSRARSAGRALAVTIGVLCMLRGLAAGGWIPSIHPWLW, encoded by the coding sequence ATGGAACTGACAGACATAGGAGCGGATCTTGTTCTTGCGCTGCTCGGCGGCCTGTTCGGCGCCCCGCACTGCCTCGCCATGTGCGGGGGGACGGCCGCCGGGGTAGCGCTCGAAGCCCGCAGCCGGCCGCTGCGGGCTCTGCTCTGCTATAACGCGGGACGCATCCTGACGTATTCCGCGCTCGGCGCCTTCATGGGCGCCTTGGGGTCGTTCGTCGACGGGGCCGGCCGTACGGCCCGGCTGCAGGGAACGGCTGCCCTGCTCGGCGGCGTCCTGATTCTGCTGTGGGCGCTGCGCGGCACGCGGCTGCGGGTACCGCTGCCCGGAGCCGTGCAGCGGCTGTGGAGCTCGGCGGAGCGTCTCGGGCGCCGCTGGAAGGGCCGGGGGACCCCCGCAGCCGCACTGCTGGCCGGGCTGCTGCTCGGCTTCCTGCCGTGCGGTCTGACCTACGCAATGCAGATGAACGCCGCCGCCGGAAGCTCTTCGTTCCGCGGGGCGCTGCTCCTGGCCGCCTTCGGGCTCGGCACGCTGCCGGCGCTGCTGCTCGCCGGCTTGTCCGCCCGCCGTCTGGGCCGGGCGCTGCGCAGCCGGGCAAGGTCCGCCGGGCGGGCGCTGGCGGTCACGATCGGCGTGCTCTGCATGCTGCGCGGCCTTGCCGCCGGGGGATGGATTCCGTCCATCCATCCCTGGCTGTGGTAA
- a CDS encoding copper-translocating P-type ATPase produces the protein MPAAGRSWRGGALLPFLWAMAPHHAWTAALWVPPLLLNPWFQLALATPVQFVLGGPFYIRAWKALRAGGASMDVLIVLGSSAAYLYSHYRLFHTGGMPVAHGGGEHGYYFFDTSVMILTIVWLGKWLEAAAKRRTADSIALLRQLQPAEVTVLAEGRQISRRVGEIAAGETILIRPGEKVPLDGTVLEGRSEVDESAVTGESIPMEKGAGAPVMAGTLNGSGALTVQVTAPESSSTVARMVRMVEAAQESRAPIQRLADRVSGVFVPLIVLTALLTFGWWYFQGETGNAAGALEKAIAVLLIACPCALGLATPVSVLVGSGRAAQKGVLFKEGRTLEELQGTGVLLLDKTGTLTAGKPRLSGLYPAPGMTQSSLLRLMAAAGQASEHPLSRAVVREAQRRSLALPKAAAFEAVPGCGVRAEVDGCTVLLGSRRWLESLGVPLPHGDAQEQQWLGEGRQLLYAASAGRWLGLAALSDPLRPGARSAVRQLEAAGVKVILVTGDHEEAARRTAGQAGISRWYAGMRPEQKLELVRRLQREGRRVAVAGDGINDAPALAAADTGLAVGGGTDAALAAAGVHLHRGDLGGVAEAYRMSRRTMRVIYQNLLLSLGYNVLAIPLAVSGQLAPWMACTAMALSSVTVVCNALRLQRA, from the coding sequence ATGCCAGCCGCCGGGCGTTCCTGGCGGGGCGGGGCCCTGCTGCCCTTCCTCTGGGCGATGGCCCCCCATCATGCCTGGACCGCTGCGCTGTGGGTGCCGCCGCTGCTGCTGAACCCGTGGTTCCAGCTAGCCCTGGCTACACCGGTGCAGTTCGTGCTCGGCGGGCCGTTCTACATCCGGGCCTGGAAGGCGCTTCGGGCCGGCGGGGCTTCGATGGACGTGCTGATCGTGCTCGGCAGCTCGGCGGCGTATCTGTACAGCCACTACCGGCTGTTCCACACAGGCGGCATGCCGGTGGCGCATGGCGGGGGAGAGCACGGCTATTATTTCTTCGACACGAGCGTGATGATTCTTACCATCGTCTGGCTCGGCAAATGGCTGGAGGCGGCGGCCAAGCGGCGGACGGCGGACAGCATCGCGCTGCTGCGGCAGCTGCAGCCGGCGGAAGTGACGGTACTGGCGGAAGGCCGCCAGATCAGCCGGCGGGTGGGAGAGATTGCGGCCGGGGAAACGATCCTGATCCGGCCGGGAGAGAAGGTGCCGCTCGACGGGACGGTGCTCGAGGGACGCTCGGAGGTCGACGAATCGGCGGTGACCGGGGAGAGCATCCCGATGGAGAAAGGGGCGGGCGCCCCCGTCATGGCCGGCACGCTGAATGGCAGCGGGGCGCTGACTGTGCAGGTGACGGCACCGGAGAGCTCCTCCACTGTAGCCCGGATGGTCCGCATGGTGGAAGCGGCCCAGGAGAGCCGGGCGCCGATCCAGCGGCTGGCGGACCGGGTGTCCGGCGTCTTCGTCCCGCTGATCGTGCTGACGGCCCTGCTCACCTTCGGCTGGTGGTACTTCCAGGGGGAGACGGGGAATGCGGCGGGCGCCCTCGAGAAGGCGATCGCCGTCCTGCTCATCGCCTGTCCCTGTGCGCTTGGGCTGGCTACGCCCGTATCCGTGCTCGTAGGCTCCGGACGGGCGGCCCAGAAGGGCGTCCTCTTCAAGGAAGGTCGGACGCTGGAGGAGCTGCAGGGGACGGGGGTGCTGCTCCTGGACAAAACCGGCACGCTCACTGCCGGAAAGCCGCGGCTCAGCGGGCTGTATCCCGCACCGGGGATGACACAGTCCTCGCTGCTGCGTCTTATGGCTGCCGCCGGGCAGGCGTCGGAGCACCCGCTCTCCCGAGCGGTCGTGCGGGAAGCGCAGCGGCGAAGCCTGGCGCTGCCGAAGGCGGCGGCTTTTGAAGCGGTGCCGGGCTGCGGCGTACGCGCCGAGGTGGACGGCTGCACTGTCCTCCTCGGCAGCCGGCGCTGGCTGGAGAGCCTGGGCGTCCCGCTGCCGCACGGCGACGCGCAGGAGCAGCAGTGGCTCGGCGAAGGCCGCCAGCTGCTCTACGCCGCCTCCGCGGGGCGCTGGCTGGGCCTGGCGGCCCTGAGCGACCCGCTGCGGCCGGGGGCCCGATCCGCCGTGCGTCAGCTGGAGGCCGCCGGCGTGAAGGTGATCCTCGTGACCGGCGACCACGAGGAAGCCGCCCGAAGAACGGCAGGTCAGGCGGGGATCTCCCGCTGGTATGCCGGCATGCGCCCGGAGCAGAAGCTGGAGCTTGTGCGGCGGCTGCAGCGGGAAGGGCGCCGGGTCGCGGTGGCGGGCGACGGGATCAACGACGCGCCGGCCCTGGCCGCGGCGGACACGGGCCTTGCCGTAGGCGGGGGGACCGATGCCGCGCTGGCGGCGGCAGGCGTGCACCTGCACCGGGGCGACTTGGGCGGGGTCGCCGAAGCGTACCGGATGAGCCGCAGGACGATGCGGGTCATCTACCAGAACCTGCTGCTGTCGCTCGGCTACAACGTGCTGGCGATCCCGCTTGCCGTGAGCGGGCAGCTGGCCCCGTGGATGGCCTGTACCGCGATGGCGCTGAGCTCGGTGACGGTGGTCTGCAACGCGCTCAGGCTCCAGCGGGCATAA
- a CDS encoding HPr family phosphocarrier protein produces MPLRVHDVTVPEDLQPDHLQRIAQQASQFRSDIKIKFENERIQLDAKSLLGMMMLPLRRGTRVTVLAQGNDEEEALERIASLLERQEWRS; encoded by the coding sequence ATGCCTTTGAGAGTACATGATGTGACGGTACCTGAAGATCTTCAGCCCGACCATTTGCAGCGGATCGCCCAGCAGGCGAGCCAATTCCGCTCTGATATAAAGATCAAGTTCGAGAACGAGCGGATTCAGCTCGATGCGAAGAGCCTGCTCGGCATGATGATGCTGCCCCTGCGCAGGGGGACCCGGGTCACGGTGCTGGCCCAGGGCAACGATGAAGAAGAAGCGCTGGAGCGGATCGCCTCGCTGCTTGAACGGCAGGAATGGAGATCCTGA
- a CDS encoding YwbE family protein → MVPGGRSRKDIRPGLEVAVVLKQDQRTGRLTRGIVKDILTNSPTHPHGIKVRLTDGQVGRVQEIAKPEEL, encoded by the coding sequence ATGGTGCCGGGCGGCAGGAGCCGCAAAGACATCCGGCCGGGCCTGGAAGTGGCCGTGGTGCTCAAGCAGGACCAGCGGACCGGCAGGTTGACCCGGGGGATCGTCAAGGACATTCTTACGAACTCGCCGACACACCCACACGGCATCAAAGTGCGCCTGACCGACGGACAAGTCGGCCGCGTACAGGAAATCGCCAAACCGGAAGAGCTGTAG
- a CDS encoding FixH family protein — translation MRNWLKGGLLTAGAAAAALLWAAGGAWPGGAAEEADPPYREFAAGEYKVEVALPGVPAQVLQENPLAVSVRNAAGAPVSGAAVQVDITMPGMFCGTSSSELQETEPGRYTGSGIPLMPGRQTAGVTVRLPGGESLQVSFPFSAER, via the coding sequence ATGAGGAACTGGCTCAAAGGAGGCCTTCTGACCGCCGGTGCGGCGGCCGCCGCCCTGCTCTGGGCAGCGGGCGGCGCTTGGCCGGGCGGTGCAGCGGAAGAGGCCGATCCGCCGTACAGGGAGTTCGCCGCGGGGGAATACAAAGTGGAGGTGGCCCTGCCCGGAGTCCCGGCACAGGTGCTTCAGGAGAACCCGCTGGCCGTGTCGGTGAGGAACGCTGCCGGCGCCCCTGTCTCAGGCGCTGCGGTTCAGGTCGACATCACGATGCCCGGGATGTTCTGCGGCACGAGCAGCAGCGAGCTCCAAGAGACGGAACCGGGCCGCTACACAGGCAGCGGGATCCCGCTGATGCCCGGCCGGCAGACGGCAGGGGTGACCGTCCGCCTGCCCGGGGGAGAGTCGCTGCAGGTGAGCTTCCCTTTCTCTGCCGAGCGCTGA
- a CDS encoding chromate transporter, whose product MGTLLVKMFWSFVRISPMTFGGGYAMIPLLEREFVEKRQWITREEMSSGLAVAGSAPGGIGVNAAAFIGYRMKGVPGAAAAILGITLPTFLIVLVLGLAFAQVQHHPKAAAALAGIQAGVAALILVSAYNMGRSSLVDRGTMITAAAALVLLLLGVHPIGLIAAGLLLGHAAVLFRVKREGGRLLRQEPAAAAAAPSYKYADYYIADGI is encoded by the coding sequence GTGGGCACACTTCTCGTGAAGATGTTCTGGTCGTTCGTCCGCATCTCCCCGATGACGTTCGGCGGCGGATATGCCATGATTCCGCTGCTCGAGCGCGAATTCGTGGAGAAGAGGCAGTGGATCACCCGGGAGGAAATGAGCAGCGGCCTTGCCGTGGCCGGGTCGGCCCCCGGGGGAATCGGAGTGAACGCGGCGGCCTTCATCGGGTACCGGATGAAAGGTGTTCCGGGGGCGGCAGCGGCGATCCTGGGCATTACGCTGCCGACCTTCCTCATTGTTCTGGTCCTCGGGCTGGCCTTCGCCCAAGTGCAGCATCACCCGAAAGCGGCTGCGGCGCTGGCCGGCATTCAGGCCGGTGTGGCGGCGCTCATCCTGGTGTCGGCGTACAATATGGGCCGCTCTTCGCTGGTGGACCGGGGCACAATGATTACGGCAGCCGCCGCTCTGGTGCTCCTGCTGCTCGGCGTGCATCCGATCGGGCTGATCGCCGCGGGCCTTCTGCTCGGGCATGCCGCCGTCCTCTTCCGCGTGAAGCGGGAAGGCGGGCGGCTGCTCCGCCAGGAGCCGGCTGCGGCAGCTGCGGCGCCTTCTTATAAGTATGCCGACTATTATATAGCCGACGGCATTTAA